A portion of the Actomonas aquatica genome contains these proteins:
- a CDS encoding glycosyltransferase, producing the protein MNIGLFTNTFLPHVGGVARSTQTLLEDLRRLRHRVLVVAPEFAEGTAPRRIERSVERVPAVSNFNGSDFSVRLPLGAALNKRLNHFELDLIHAHHPFLLGDTALRVAAERGVPVVFTHHTLYEQYTHYVPFDSPALRDYVIELSTRFANCCEGVIAPSESVADLIRSRGVTTPIRVIPTGIDTAKLSSGRRDRWRKKLKLQDDDILFGHVGRLAPEKNLEFMAEGLARCLSRNDNAYAIIVGDGPSRPDMERIFGERRVLHRVHFAGQQTGRALHDAYAAMDAFAFASHSETQGMVVAEAMAAANPVIALDASGVREVVTNNRNGRLLKADASTEAYARALTQLVRNHEARQRWTAEATVTAARFDRQHTAAEVVDYYQQLIEQRRGSPSSEHPDIWDRLLDRIAVETRLLGDKLGAAINTVTSRLSHHPSEPMAEAS; encoded by the coding sequence ATGAACATCGGACTCTTCACCAACACCTTTTTGCCGCATGTCGGAGGCGTCGCTCGCTCGACGCAGACCTTGCTCGAGGATCTGCGCCGTCTCCGTCACCGCGTGCTGGTGGTGGCACCGGAGTTCGCCGAGGGCACTGCCCCGCGTCGCATCGAGCGTTCCGTCGAGCGCGTGCCGGCCGTCAGTAATTTCAACGGCAGTGATTTCTCCGTGCGCCTGCCCCTCGGAGCCGCGCTCAACAAACGCCTCAACCACTTCGAGCTGGATCTCATCCACGCGCACCACCCTTTCCTGCTCGGCGATACTGCCCTGCGCGTGGCCGCCGAACGGGGCGTGCCCGTCGTCTTCACTCACCACACGCTCTACGAGCAATACACCCACTACGTGCCCTTCGACTCACCCGCGCTGCGCGACTACGTGATCGAACTCTCCACCCGCTTCGCCAACTGCTGTGAAGGCGTGATCGCGCCCAGCGAAAGCGTCGCCGACCTCATTCGCTCCCGCGGTGTCACGACGCCCATTCGCGTCATCCCCACCGGCATCGACACCGCCAAACTTTCCTCCGGCCGCCGCGACCGCTGGCGCAAGAAACTCAAACTGCAGGACGACGATATCCTCTTCGGCCACGTCGGTCGCCTCGCCCCCGAAAAGAATCTCGAATTTATGGCCGAGGGCCTCGCCCGTTGCCTCAGCCGCAACGACAACGCCTACGCCATCATCGTCGGCGACGGCCCGTCCCGTCCTGACATGGAACGCATCTTCGGCGAACGCCGTGTGCTGCATCGCGTCCACTTCGCCGGCCAGCAAACCGGCCGCGCCCTCCACGACGCCTACGCCGCCATGGATGCGTTTGCCTTCGCCTCTCACAGCGAAACTCAGGGCATGGTCGTCGCCGAAGCCATGGCCGCCGCCAACCCCGTGATCGCGCTCGACGCCTCCGGCGTGCGTGAAGTCGTCACCAACAACCGCAACGGTCGCCTGCTCAAAGCCGATGCCTCCACCGAGGCCTACGCCCGCGCCCTCACCCAGCTCGTGCGCAACCACGAGGCCCGCCAGCGCTGGACCGCCGAAGCCACCGTCACCGCCGCCCGCTTCGACCGCCAGCATACCGCCGCCGAAGTCGTCGACTACTATCAACAGCTGATCGAGCAACGCCGCGGTTCGCCCTCCTCCGAGCACCCCGACATCTGGGACCGCCTCCTCGACCGTATCGCCGTCGAGACGCGGCTCCTCGGCGACAAGTTGGGCGCCGCCATCAACACCGTCACCTCTCGCCTGAGCCACCATCCGTCCGAGCCGATGGCCGAGGCCTCCTGA
- a CDS encoding endonuclease/exonuclease/phosphatase family protein gives MLARLNTYLRYLRRKFSRADWFARRTGLKSTTGSDQPGLLLIQIDGLSRHELERGLAQKKLPGLARLLKRRGYKLHDFYPGLPSSTPAVQGELHYGQPAAVPTFSFLDDRVDAIEKMMQPGPAKRIEADLAAQAEGLLKGGSSWSNIYTGGASQEESHFCGASIGLGDLWRTGKLRNILLFAFLHFGSFLRLVALLPVEIVLAVVDAIRGVIAGRQPLARELVFVFARVLVCVGLRELITLGAKVDIARGLPIIHVNFLGYDEQSHRRGPSSAFAHWTLKGIDRAITQLHRAARRADQRDYEVWIFSDHGQTRATPFRKKVDGGLDALVRKHLRRHGIEPDADANASVPRADANQGHTSAAFLFRGPRAERRLARDTERSRLSVFEKKVFALAAMGPVGHLYLAQTLPPDHLRRFAADLVADGLPGILVPHDDGESVTWLTARGEYQLPRDADVLPHAKALRPVVARDLAALAHHRFGGQLVALGWTPHGESYTFADENGSHAGASLDETGAFLLLPHHVRPTVKDRPMRPRELRAMALTHLGRLSPDDGGSRPPFARRTHDAAEPAAPAEPVEEKPALRIATLNTHSCIGMDGRCSPNRIARLIETLDADVIALQELDVGQSRSRGEDQLRELSIRTGLQSAWCRCLDLGDGAAYGHGLLSRYPILSAHTIRLPHRGSLEQRAALHSIIDFHGSPVHVLSTHFGLTRWERITQAHALLGDEGLGQVPATEPVVLCGDLNTAGGSPSYRALARRLRNVQAHCPRHVGRPTFPSVLPVRQLDHIFVSRHFAIASVSIPRNELAATATDHLPLVAELKLKTPPPSSPDSPTVAAFATAAV, from the coding sequence ATGCTCGCCCGCCTCAACACCTACCTCCGCTACCTCCGCCGCAAGTTCAGTCGCGCCGACTGGTTTGCACGTCGCACCGGTCTCAAGTCCACCACCGGCAGCGATCAACCCGGTCTGTTGCTCATCCAGATCGACGGTCTCTCCCGCCACGAACTCGAACGCGGCCTCGCCCAGAAAAAACTCCCCGGCCTGGCCCGTTTGCTCAAACGCCGTGGCTACAAGCTGCACGACTTTTATCCAGGCCTCCCCTCCAGCACGCCCGCCGTGCAGGGTGAGTTGCACTACGGCCAACCCGCCGCCGTGCCGACCTTCAGCTTCCTCGACGACCGCGTCGATGCCATCGAGAAGATGATGCAACCCGGCCCGGCCAAACGCATCGAGGCCGACCTCGCCGCCCAGGCCGAGGGTCTGCTCAAAGGCGGCAGCTCTTGGTCCAACATCTACACCGGCGGCGCGAGCCAGGAAGAGAGCCACTTTTGTGGCGCCAGCATCGGACTCGGCGACCTCTGGCGCACCGGCAAGCTGCGCAACATTCTCCTCTTCGCCTTTCTTCACTTTGGCTCCTTTCTGCGCCTCGTCGCCCTGTTGCCGGTGGAGATCGTGCTCGCCGTCGTGGACGCGATCCGCGGCGTCATCGCCGGCCGCCAACCGCTCGCCCGCGAGCTCGTTTTTGTCTTCGCCCGCGTCCTCGTCTGCGTCGGCCTGCGCGAACTCATCACCCTCGGTGCCAAGGTCGATATCGCCCGCGGCCTGCCCATCATCCACGTCAATTTCCTCGGCTACGATGAGCAGTCCCATCGTCGCGGACCGTCCTCCGCTTTCGCGCACTGGACCCTCAAGGGCATCGACCGCGCCATCACCCAACTGCACCGCGCCGCCCGCCGCGCCGATCAACGCGACTACGAAGTCTGGATCTTTTCCGATCACGGCCAGACCCGCGCCACCCCCTTCCGCAAAAAGGTCGACGGCGGTCTCGATGCCCTCGTGCGCAAACACCTTCGCCGTCACGGCATCGAGCCCGACGCGGACGCCAACGCCTCCGTTCCCCGCGCCGACGCCAATCAGGGCCACACCAGTGCCGCCTTCCTCTTCCGCGGCCCTCGGGCCGAACGCCGCCTCGCTCGCGACACCGAACGATCCCGACTCTCGGTCTTCGAAAAGAAGGTCTTCGCCTTGGCCGCCATGGGACCGGTCGGCCACCTATACCTCGCGCAAACCCTGCCACCCGACCACCTGCGCCGCTTCGCCGCCGATCTCGTCGCCGATGGGCTGCCCGGCATTCTCGTGCCCCATGACGACGGCGAATCCGTCACCTGGCTCACGGCCCGGGGGGAATATCAGCTTCCGCGCGACGCCGATGTGCTGCCGCACGCCAAAGCCCTGCGTCCGGTCGTCGCCCGCGACCTTGCCGCGCTCGCCCACCATCGTTTCGGCGGCCAACTCGTCGCGCTCGGTTGGACACCCCACGGCGAGTCCTACACCTTTGCCGACGAAAACGGCTCCCATGCCGGCGCGTCGCTCGATGAAACCGGCGCCTTCCTCCTGCTGCCGCACCACGTGCGGCCGACGGTCAAAGATCGTCCCATGCGTCCGCGCGAATTGCGCGCCATGGCCCTCACGCACCTCGGTCGCCTCTCCCCCGACGACGGCGGATCCCGCCCACCGTTCGCGCGCCGGACGCACGACGCGGCCGAGCCTGCCGCGCCTGCCGAGCCAGTCGAGGAGAAACCCGCCCTGCGTATCGCCACCCTGAATACGCACTCCTGCATCGGCATGGACGGACGCTGTTCGCCCAACCGCATCGCCCGGCTGATCGAAACCCTCGATGCCGATGTGATTGCGCTGCAGGAACTCGACGTCGGCCAATCCCGCTCTCGCGGCGAGGACCAGTTGCGCGAACTGTCCATTCGCACCGGCCTGCAATCGGCCTGGTGTCGCTGCCTCGATCTGGGGGACGGCGCCGCCTATGGCCACGGGTTGCTGAGCCGCTATCCGATCCTTTCCGCCCACACCATTCGTCTGCCTCATCGAGGCAGCCTCGAGCAGCGGGCTGCGCTGCACTCCATCATCGATTTCCACGGCTCCCCGGTGCACGTGCTCAGCACCCATTTCGGCCTCACTCGCTGGGAACGCATCACCCAGGCGCATGCGCTGCTCGGCGACGAGGGACTCGGTCAGGTGCCCGCCACCGAACCCGTGGTGCTTTGTGGCGACCTCAATACCGCCGGCGGCTCCCCCTCCTACCGCGCCTTGGCTCGACGTCTACGCAACGTGCAGGCTCATTGCCCGCGCCACGTCGGTCGGCCGACCTTCCCGTCCGTGCTGCCGGTGCGCCAACTGGACCACATCTTTGTCTCACGCCATTTCGCCATCGCCAGCGTCTCCATCCCCCGCAACGAGCTCGCCGCCACCGCCACCGATCACCTGCCGCTCGTGGCCGAGCTGAAACTCAAAACGCCGCCACCTTCGTCGCCGGATTCGCCAACCGTCGCGGCATTCGCGACCGCCGCCGTTTGA
- a CDS encoding ferritin-like domain-containing protein, which produces MTTTTLTTIDTLNELIQVCRDGAQGFHAAAEAVGDSKLERMLYDLSGQRTRFVGELRQCVLRQNGEPFGSGSLGGAVHRVWMSLRDAISTRNAITILEDCERGEELALSAYRDGLATLVEPDVVQVVRAQAIEVQVSHEQLRTWRYERMCRAS; this is translated from the coding sequence ATGACTACAACCACCCTCACCACGATCGATACCCTCAATGAGCTGATCCAGGTCTGCCGCGATGGCGCCCAAGGATTTCATGCGGCAGCGGAAGCGGTCGGTGACTCCAAGCTCGAGCGCATGTTGTATGATCTGAGCGGCCAGCGGACCCGTTTTGTGGGCGAACTGCGCCAGTGTGTGCTGCGACAAAACGGTGAGCCTTTTGGCAGCGGCTCCTTGGGCGGCGCGGTGCATCGGGTGTGGATGTCGCTGCGCGATGCGATCTCGACCCGCAACGCCATCACGATCCTGGAGGACTGCGAGCGGGGCGAGGAGCTCGCACTATCGGCCTATCGCGACGGCTTGGCCACGCTCGTCGAACCGGACGTGGTGCAGGTGGTGCGGGCGCAGGCGATCGAGGTTCAAGTCTCCCACGAGCAGCTGCGCACGTGGCGTTACGAGCGCATGTGTCGCGCCAGCTGA
- a CDS encoding sensor histidine kinase — MSAPARLADFTFLLVGPPDATTPIAEQLTRWGAATARIHCANTAADLAGVPVDPDAFVLTSEPAACLALNDPPLTIGGWELDPESIELPAPHFHLSAALPAAAVLEILRLARLNAEQRGQMQSIARRLTHDFMTPLGAVITTAATLQDESVPLQPEDRELVDAIAVSGEELKQLLVRIGFLLKAGLQPLDLTSVDTTDAIWELRDLIQSRLVRGQAHAHWPIDEKLPAVRGAQPWIVRMLEELVANAVQHNPTGVELTLRVQADDDHVRFSVSDNGTGNRIDRERLFVPLHHRSFVNARGWGLTIVQRLATLQNGEVFHEAPTTFGFRLPRA; from the coding sequence ATGTCCGCCCCCGCCCGCCTCGCCGATTTCACCTTCCTCCTCGTCGGCCCCCCCGACGCCACCACCCCGATTGCGGAGCAACTCACGCGCTGGGGCGCCGCCACCGCACGTATTCACTGTGCCAATACCGCCGCCGACCTCGCCGGAGTGCCGGTCGATCCCGATGCCTTTGTGCTCACCTCCGAGCCCGCCGCCTGCCTCGCGTTGAACGACCCGCCGTTGACGATCGGAGGCTGGGAGCTCGACCCGGAATCCATCGAGCTGCCCGCGCCTCATTTCCATCTCTCGGCCGCGCTACCCGCCGCGGCCGTGCTCGAGATCCTGCGCCTCGCCCGCCTCAACGCCGAACAACGCGGCCAGATGCAGTCGATCGCACGCCGACTCACGCACGATTTTATGACGCCCCTCGGCGCGGTCATCACCACCGCGGCCACCTTGCAGGACGAGTCCGTGCCCCTGCAGCCCGAGGACCGCGAGCTGGTCGACGCCATCGCCGTCTCGGGCGAGGAACTCAAACAACTGCTGGTGCGTATCGGCTTCCTGCTCAAAGCCGGTCTGCAACCGCTGGACCTCACCTCCGTCGACACGACCGACGCCATCTGGGAGCTCCGCGATCTCATCCAATCGCGCCTCGTCCGTGGCCAGGCTCACGCCCATTGGCCGATCGATGAAAAACTACCCGCCGTGCGCGGGGCCCAGCCCTGGATCGTGCGCATGCTGGAGGAACTCGTCGCCAACGCCGTGCAGCACAACCCGACGGGGGTGGAACTCACTCTCCGGGTGCAGGCCGACGACGATCACGTGCGCTTCAGCGTCTCCGACAATGGCACCGGTAATCGCATCGATCGAGAGCGCCTCTTCGTGCCGCTGCATCACCGCTCCTTCGTCAACGCCCGGGGCTGGGGCCTCACCATCGTGCAACGCCTCGCGACCCTGCAAAACGGCGAGGTCTTCCACGAAGCCCCCACCACCTTCGGCTTCCGCCTCCCCCGCGCCTAA
- a CDS encoding PA2169 family four-helix-bundle protein produces MKTISEETVSTLNNLIEICCDGADGFGEAASAVDRPELQEIFRRLSEQRQGFAQALRTCVHQLGEEAEDSGSMAAKAHRGWMKLREAITTKDNHTILAECERGEDHALAAYRDAVETFIDPIAADLVQRQYVEVQKSHDIVRDLRDSPTYQKV; encoded by the coding sequence ATGAAAACCATCAGTGAAGAAACCGTCTCCACCCTCAACAACCTCATCGAAATCTGCTGCGATGGCGCCGACGGCTTCGGCGAAGCGGCCTCGGCCGTCGACCGTCCGGAGCTGCAGGAAATCTTCCGCCGCTTGAGCGAGCAGCGTCAGGGTTTTGCCCAGGCTCTGCGCACCTGCGTGCACCAGCTCGGCGAGGAAGCCGAAGACTCCGGCTCCATGGCGGCCAAGGCTCACCGTGGCTGGATGAAGCTGCGTGAGGCGATTACCACCAAGGACAACCACACGATTCTCGCGGAGTGCGAGCGCGGTGAAGACCACGCGTTGGCGGCGTATCGCGACGCGGTCGAAACCTTCATCGATCCCATCGCGGCCGACCTGGTGCAGCGTCAGTATGTCGAGGTGCAGAAGAGCCACGACATCGTGCGCGACCTGCGTGATTCGCCGACCTACCAGAAGGTCTGA
- a CDS encoding ATP-binding protein has translation MTALQKLTTNLATWHRGFLYAASGLLIVALTVGLYTGYSTKIRMAAVAHTHDVISHIHETVALLRNAESEQRGFLITGSTGYEDAAEEYASELTETLDELEALIVDNESQRERAAELRENIYARLTELRNTAMVNRNATLARLRQEIGDESELRLMAEVRRLHGEMIAEEETLLEQREAAMDSEVRFAAWTIAISGGLALLLGLQAFFIMGRALTSLNREAHLLRAKEKAENADREKSEFLANMSHEIRTPMNSVLGFAELLSGIASTPKQRQYIDAINSSGRAMLSLINDILDLSKIEAGKLELHYQPVSIIRLLREIREVFAPQAEARGLELKIEADPSLPPALIFDQTRLRQILFNVVGNALKFTPQGSITLSAGTRLSGTDETRVTLLITVTDTGIGIAPEHQTRVFEPFRQVEDGPAKGHGGTGLGLSITKRLTDLLNGQVELESVPGEGTTFRFGFPHVEISSATVDPNPTEDAQTNFNHLRPSVILVADDVPLNLELIEGIFEDTHHRLVFARNGHEVLAQAQKHHPDLILLDIRMPDMDGREAFEKLRGMPDFAAVPIVSVTASSMMAEELKLREQFNGYIRKPFSRATLFREVARLLPRHEQSAIDEAADDDASDAPPAPPPEIGPEWPALLTELRRLEAEEWPALSQTATTRETAAFAQDLIERGEAAKCATVVDYGKKLSEQVERFQISAVENTLRSFPQLVSGVASLMGESH, from the coding sequence ATGACAGCGTTACAGAAGCTCACCACCAATCTCGCGACATGGCACCGGGGCTTTCTCTACGCCGCCAGCGGGCTGCTCATCGTCGCCCTCACCGTCGGCCTCTACACCGGCTATTCCACCAAAATCCGCATGGCGGCGGTCGCGCATACCCACGACGTCATTTCGCACATCCATGAAACCGTCGCGTTGCTGCGCAACGCTGAGAGTGAACAACGCGGTTTCCTCATCACGGGCAGCACGGGCTACGAAGATGCGGCCGAAGAATACGCCAGCGAACTGACCGAAACGCTCGACGAATTGGAGGCGCTCATCGTCGACAATGAAAGCCAGCGCGAACGCGCCGCCGAACTGCGCGAAAACATCTACGCCCGCCTGACCGAGCTGCGTAATACCGCCATGGTAAACCGCAACGCCACCTTGGCACGGCTGCGCCAGGAAATCGGCGACGAATCCGAACTGCGCCTCATGGCCGAAGTCCGCCGCTTGCACGGGGAAATGATTGCCGAGGAAGAAACCCTGCTCGAACAGCGCGAGGCCGCCATGGACAGTGAAGTCCGCTTTGCCGCCTGGACCATCGCCATCTCCGGCGGTCTCGCCCTCCTGCTTGGGCTCCAGGCTTTCTTCATCATGGGCCGCGCTCTCACCTCCCTCAACCGCGAGGCCCACCTGCTGCGCGCCAAGGAAAAGGCCGAGAACGCCGACCGCGAAAAGAGCGAGTTCCTCGCCAACATGAGCCACGAGATCCGCACCCCGATGAACTCCGTGCTCGGCTTCGCCGAACTGCTCTCCGGCATCGCCTCCACCCCCAAGCAGCGCCAATACATTGACGCCATCAATTCCAGCGGGCGCGCCATGCTGTCGCTCATCAACGACATCCTCGACCTGTCCAAAATCGAGGCCGGCAAACTCGAGCTGCACTACCAGCCTGTATCCATTATCCGATTACTGCGCGAAATTCGCGAGGTCTTCGCCCCCCAGGCCGAGGCCCGCGGCCTGGAGCTCAAAATCGAAGCCGATCCCTCGCTCCCGCCCGCCCTCATTTTTGACCAGACGCGCCTGCGCCAGATCCTGTTCAACGTGGTGGGCAACGCCCTCAAGTTCACCCCCCAGGGTTCCATAACCCTCTCTGCCGGCACCCGCCTGAGCGGCACCGACGAGACCCGTGTCACCCTGCTCATCACCGTGACCGATACCGGCATCGGCATCGCCCCGGAACATCAGACCCGCGTTTTTGAACCCTTCCGCCAGGTGGAGGACGGCCCCGCCAAAGGCCACGGCGGCACCGGCCTGGGCCTCAGCATCACCAAACGCCTCACCGACCTGCTCAACGGCCAGGTGGAACTGGAAAGTGTGCCCGGCGAAGGCACCACTTTCCGCTTCGGCTTCCCCCACGTGGAAATCTCCTCCGCCACCGTCGACCCCAACCCGACGGAAGACGCGCAGACTAATTTTAACCACCTGCGCCCCAGCGTCATTCTGGTGGCCGACGATGTGCCGCTCAACCTCGAGCTGATCGAGGGCATCTTCGAAGACACCCACCACCGTCTGGTCTTTGCCCGCAACGGCCACGAAGTCCTCGCCCAGGCGCAAAAGCACCATCCCGACCTCATCCTCCTCGACATTCGTATGCCCGATATGGATGGCCGCGAAGCTTTCGAAAAACTCCGCGGCATGCCCGATTTCGCCGCCGTCCCGATCGTCAGCGTCACGGCTTCCTCCATGATGGCCGAGGAGCTCAAACTGCGGGAACAGTTCAACGGTTACATCCGCAAACCCTTCTCCCGCGCCACCCTGTTTCGCGAGGTTGCCCGTTTGCTGCCGCGCCACGAGCAGTCCGCCATCGACGAAGCGGCCGACGACGATGCCAGCGATGCCCCGCCCGCCCCGCCGCCGGAGATCGGCCCGGAATGGCCGGCTTTGCTCACCGAACTGCGCCGTCTTGAAGCCGAGGAATGGCCGGCGCTGAGCCAGACAGCGACCACTCGCGAGACCGCCGCCTTTGCGCAGGACCTGATCGAGCGTGGCGAAGCCGCCAAGTGTGCGACCGTGGTCGACTACGGCAAAAAACTCTCCGAACAGGTTGAACGCTTCCAGATCTCTGCGGTCGAAAACACCCTGCGTAGTTTTCCACAGCTCGTCAGTGGCGTCGCCAGTTTGATGGGCGAGTCCCACTGA
- a CDS encoding RNA polymerase sigma factor, protein MNIATSPFSLTNANDDRSLVARFQGGDESAFAQIVRTHRDRIYGYVRNMLRDETDAEEVTQDTFVRAYRALGRFRGDASLTTWLHRIATNLARNRYWYFFRRRRQDTISLDWTAPDSDQSPIGESFVCDEPDPCQQSTKEEFLGAVRESLAEIDPILREPLEMRAGKGMSYAEIAKLTGVPTGTVKSRISRARRDLRTHLAERMPDVEDTDSFREVFVADRR, encoded by the coding sequence ATGAACATCGCCACTTCCCCCTTCTCCCTCACCAACGCCAACGACGATCGCAGCCTGGTGGCTCGCTTCCAAGGCGGCGACGAATCCGCTTTCGCCCAGATCGTCCGGACTCACCGTGACCGCATCTACGGTTACGTGCGCAACATGCTCCGCGACGAGACCGATGCCGAAGAGGTCACGCAGGACACCTTCGTCCGCGCCTACCGCGCCCTCGGTCGTTTCCGCGGCGATGCCTCCCTCACCACCTGGCTGCACCGCATCGCCACCAACCTCGCCCGCAACCGCTACTGGTATTTCTTCCGCCGCCGTCGTCAGGACACCATCTCCCTCGATTGGACGGCCCCGGATTCCGACCAGAGCCCGATCGGCGAAAGTTTCGTCTGCGACGAGCCCGACCCCTGCCAACAGTCCACCAAGGAGGAATTCCTCGGCGCCGTCCGCGAGAGTCTCGCCGAGATCGATCCCATCCTCCGCGAGCCGCTCGAGATGCGCGCCGGCAAGGGCATGAGCTACGCCGAAATCGCCAAGCTCACCGGCGTGCCCACCGGCACCGTGAAGAGCCGCATCTCCCGCGCTCGCCGCGACCTCCGCACCCACCTCGCCGAGCGCATGCCCGATGTCGAGGACACCGACTCCTTCCGCGAGGTCTTCGTCGCCGATCGTCGCTGA
- a CDS encoding hybrid sensor histidine kinase/response regulator translates to MTRAPFLNASGRDGIVLVVDDVERNLQIVGELLTQQRYEVMFATSGEAALERVQARKPDLILLDVMMPGIDGIEVCRRLQADPATQDIPIIFVTAAHDSELAVKGLNEGGVDYVTKPFHAPELLARVATHVDLKQARDLRRQIIAEKNDLMAAVAHDLKNPLSSVRIAGRTLLKGLEGDPRKELADIIVESCEELLSLIEERLSRNAREAAISKLNLSPLDLRDTINTVVKQNRPSAHAKDIDLDMNWPGETEVRVMADFHALAQVLDNLVSNAIKFSPPGKKVRVELGGATHPGMVRVKVIDQGPGCSQEDRENLFKPYQRLSAVPTAGESSTGLGLSIAKDMVTKMAGRIDCEDTPNGGATFWFDLPQA, encoded by the coding sequence ATGACTCGTGCTCCCTTCCTCAACGCCAGTGGCCGTGATGGCATCGTGTTGGTGGTCGACGACGTCGAACGCAACCTGCAGATCGTCGGCGAACTGCTCACCCAACAACGCTACGAGGTCATGTTCGCCACCTCCGGCGAAGCCGCCCTCGAACGCGTGCAGGCCCGCAAACCCGATCTCATCCTGCTGGATGTGATGATGCCCGGCATCGACGGCATCGAGGTGTGCCGGCGCCTGCAGGCCGACCCGGCCACCCAGGATATCCCCATCATTTTTGTCACCGCCGCCCACGACTCCGAGCTGGCCGTGAAGGGTCTCAACGAAGGTGGCGTCGACTACGTCACCAAACCCTTTCACGCCCCCGAGCTGCTCGCGCGCGTCGCCACCCACGTCGACCTCAAACAGGCCCGCGACCTCCGTCGCCAAATCATCGCGGAAAAGAACGACCTCATGGCCGCGGTCGCGCACGACTTGAAGAACCCCCTGTCCTCCGTGCGCATTGCTGGCCGCACCCTGCTGAAGGGTCTCGAGGGCGATCCGCGCAAGGAGTTGGCCGACATCATCGTGGAGTCCTGTGAGGAGTTACTCTCCCTCATCGAGGAGCGCCTCTCCCGCAACGCCCGCGAAGCGGCGATCTCGAAACTGAACCTCAGCCCTCTCGACCTGCGCGACACGATCAACACGGTGGTGAAGCAGAACCGCCCGAGTGCCCACGCCAAGGACATCGACCTCGACATGAACTGGCCCGGCGAAACGGAGGTCCGCGTCATGGCCGACTTCCATGCCCTGGCTCAGGTCCTCGACAACCTCGTTTCCAACGCGATCAAGTTTTCCCCCCCGGGTAAAAAGGTGCGCGTGGAACTCGGCGGCGCCACGCACCCCGGCATGGTGCGCGTCAAAGTGATCGACCAGGGCCCCGGCTGTTCGCAGGAGGACCGGGAGAATCTCTTCAAACCTTACCAGCGCCTCAGCGCCGTGCCCACGGCCGGCGAATCCAGCACCGGTCTCGGCCTCAGCATCGCCAAGGACATGGTCACCAAAATGGCCGGCCGCATCGACTGTGAAGACACCCCCAACGGCGGCGCCACCTTCTGGTTCGACCTCCCCCAAGCCTAA